From a single Okeanomitos corallinicola TIOX110 genomic region:
- a CDS encoding ABC transporter permease — MNFLESIEMAGKTLLSNKLRSALTMLGIIIGNGSVIAMIGIGEGGQKFVANQLNSLGPNVLFVIPGNEETQRVSRDVVRTLVLEDATAIATQVPTVAATAAELNSRQVVTYQNRNTNVNIIGTTPSFLQVRDFEVATGRFFSDIDMKRSNQVVVLGAKLKEKLFGNTNPIGEQIRIKNASFQIIGILTDKGSNLGVDYDESALVPIITTANRLVGRTSPYGLEVTYIVASAQDADSVDAAEFQITNLLRQRHKLVGENDFTIRTQKDALQTVGQISGALTVMLTGIAAISLLVGGIGIMNIMLVSVTERTQEIGLRKAIGATQQDILIQFMIEAVIVSIIGGLVGTTMGVGGIFLVSAISPLEASISLVSITMAVGISGGIGLFFGVVPARRAAKLDPIVALRSA, encoded by the coding sequence ATGAATTTCCTAGAAAGTATAGAAATGGCAGGTAAAACCCTGCTATCTAATAAATTAAGAAGTGCTTTAACAATGCTAGGGATTATTATTGGTAATGGCTCAGTCATTGCCATGATTGGTATTGGTGAAGGTGGACAAAAATTTGTCGCTAATCAGTTAAATTCCCTAGGACCAAATGTTTTATTTGTGATTCCCGGTAATGAAGAAACACAACGAGTTTCTAGAGATGTAGTCAGAACTTTAGTATTAGAAGATGCCACAGCAATTGCAACTCAAGTACCAACAGTAGCAGCAACCGCAGCGGAATTAAATAGTAGACAAGTAGTTACTTATCAAAATAGAAATACCAATGTAAACATTATTGGTACAACTCCCAGTTTTTTACAAGTACGTGATTTTGAAGTAGCAACAGGCAGATTTTTCAGTGATATAGATATGAAGCGTAGTAACCAAGTTGTGGTTTTAGGTGCGAAATTAAAAGAAAAACTTTTTGGTAATACTAATCCTATTGGTGAACAAATTAGAATCAAAAATGCCAGCTTTCAAATAATTGGGATATTAACAGATAAAGGTTCAAATTTAGGTGTAGATTATGATGAATCGGCATTAGTGCCAATTATCACCACAGCAAATCGTCTAGTTGGTAGAACTTCTCCCTACGGGTTAGAAGTAACTTATATAGTTGCTTCTGCTCAAGATGCTGATAGTGTAGATGCAGCAGAATTTCAAATTACTAATTTACTCCGACAAAGACATAAATTAGTGGGAGAAAATGACTTTACTATTCGTACCCAAAAAGATGCTTTGCAAACAGTAGGTCAAATTTCCGGTGCTTTGACAGTTATGTTAACTGGAATTGCTGCTATTTCTTTACTTGTTGGTGGTATTGGAATTATGAATATTATGCTAGTTTCTGTGACTGAACGTACCCAGGAAATTGGTTTGAGAAAAGCCATAGGTGCTACCCAACAAGATATTTTAATTCAGTTTATGATTGAAGCAGTTATTGTTTCTATAATTGGTGGTTTAGTGGGTACTACTATGGGAGTTGGTGGCATATTTTTAGTCTCAGCTATCAGTCCTTTAGAGGCGAGTATTTCTCTAGTTTCGATTACAATGGCTGTGGGTATTTCTGGGGGAATTGGTTTATTTTTTGGTGTTGTTCCAGCGCGGAGAGCAGCAAAACTTGATCCGATTGTGGCGTTGAGGAGTGCGTAA
- a CDS encoding response regulator, with translation MKTVLIVEDDPINARVFSKILTKRGGMDVKHTEDVEEVIKIAQSGEADLILMDVSLARSMYQGKSVDGIKITQMLKSDPQTAKLPVILVTAHAMEGDRENFLKQSGANGYISKPVVDHQQFVDQIITLISNNDV, from the coding sequence ATGAAGACAGTTTTAATTGTCGAAGATGATCCGATTAATGCTCGTGTTTTTTCCAAAATTTTAACCAAGCGGGGTGGCATGGATGTAAAACACACTGAAGACGTGGAAGAGGTAATTAAAATTGCCCAGTCTGGAGAAGCTGACTTGATTTTAATGGATGTTTCTCTTGCACGCAGTATGTATCAAGGTAAATCTGTCGATGGTATCAAAATTACTCAAATGTTAAAGTCTGATCCGCAAACGGCAAAGTTACCTGTAATTTTAGTGACTGCACACGCTATGGAAGGCGATCGCGAAAACTTTCTCAAACAAAGTGGTGCTAATGGTTACATATCGAAGCCCGTTGTTGATCATCAACAATTTGTTGATCAAATTATTACACTTATATCTAATAATGATGTGTAG
- a CDS encoding chlorophyll a/b-binding protein, whose translation MTNATKTMTSIPEDRNAWRWGFTPQAEIWNGRLAMIGFLAATLIELFSGQGFLHFWGIL comes from the coding sequence ATGACTAATGCAACAAAAACTATGACTTCCATACCCGAAGATCGCAATGCTTGGCGTTGGGGCTTCACTCCCCAAGCAGAAATATGGAATGGTCGCCTAGCAATGATCGGTTTTTTAGCAGCTACTTTAATTGAGTTGTTTTCTGGTCAAGGCTTCCTACACTTTTGGGGTATTCTGTAA
- a CDS encoding efflux RND transporter periplasmic adaptor subunit translates to MNTHTEIPLIGKKIKYPLRWLMGLTASGLLIIGTTTAIKIANVENRKQDISKLTVPVAAKTVTVRITASGKVQPVQNVNISPKNPGIITDLDVEQGQKVEKGQIIARMDNSDIKMRILQYQANLEQAKAQLAESQAGSRSEDISQARARLAQAQAQLAIIRAGNRDQEIGQARAAVDSAKAQLELTQARVNRYQTLAKQGAVSQDSLDQYISENRRAKASLEEAQRRLSLQKAGNRNEDIKRQAAVVAQEREALRKLENGNRPEEIARFKAGVAAANAQLKQQQVQLEDTIIRAPFAGIITQKYANIGAFVTPTTSASSSTSATSSSIVALAKGLEVLAQVPETDIGRIKQGQQVEIVADAYPDQVFKGRVRLIAPEAVIEQGVTSFQVRLDIDSGVDKLRSGLNVDVTFLGDRINNALTLPTVAILTENGKTGILIPDENNQPQFREITIGTQINNETQVLEGVKEGDLIFINPPKEYKINKEKEEKKS, encoded by the coding sequence ATGAATACTCACACAGAAATTCCCCTCATAGGCAAAAAAATCAAATATCCATTACGTTGGTTAATGGGATTAACAGCATCTGGTCTTTTAATCATTGGTACAACCACAGCGATCAAAATAGCAAACGTAGAAAACCGTAAACAAGATATTAGTAAACTCACAGTTCCCGTAGCAGCAAAAACCGTCACCGTAAGAATTACAGCCAGTGGTAAAGTACAGCCAGTCCAAAACGTGAATATTAGTCCCAAAAATCCAGGAATTATCACAGATTTAGATGTTGAACAGGGGCAAAAAGTTGAGAAAGGACAAATAATAGCTCGCATGGATAATTCCGATATTAAAATGCGAATTCTCCAATATCAAGCCAACTTAGAACAAGCAAAAGCACAACTAGCAGAAAGTCAAGCAGGAAGCCGTTCTGAAGACATTTCCCAAGCTAGAGCAAGATTAGCTCAAGCTCAGGCACAATTAGCAATAATTAGGGCAGGAAATCGTGATCAAGAAATTGGTCAAGCTAGGGCGGCAGTAGACTCAGCCAAAGCTCAATTAGAACTAACTCAAGCCAGAGTCAATCGTTATCAAACATTGGCTAAACAAGGGGCTGTTTCTCAAGATTCTTTAGATCAATATATTAGTGAAAATAGGAGAGCCAAAGCTAGTTTAGAAGAAGCCCAAAGAAGATTATCATTACAAAAAGCTGGTAATCGTAATGAAGATATTAAAAGACAAGCAGCCGTAGTTGCCCAAGAAAGAGAAGCATTAAGAAAACTAGAAAATGGCAATCGTCCAGAAGAAATTGCTAGATTCAAAGCTGGTGTAGCGGCTGCAAATGCCCAATTAAAACAACAACAAGTTCAATTAGAAGATACCATTATTCGCGCTCCTTTTGCGGGAATTATTACCCAAAAATATGCGAATATAGGAGCTTTTGTGACACCGACAACCTCAGCTTCTAGTAGTACATCAGCAACTTCTAGTTCTATAGTTGCTTTAGCAAAAGGTTTAGAAGTTTTAGCGCAAGTTCCCGAAACAGATATTGGCAGAATTAAACAGGGACAGCAGGTAGAAATAGTAGCTGATGCTTACCCAGATCAAGTATTTAAAGGACGCGTGCGTTTAATTGCTCCTGAAGCAGTAATAGAGCAAGGAGTGACATCTTTTCAGGTGCGTTTAGATATTGATAGTGGTGTGGATAAACTGCGTTCTGGTTTAAATGTGGATGTTACCTTTTTAGGAGATCGCATTAACAATGCTTTAACTTTACCAACAGTAGCAATTCTCACAGAAAACGGTAAAACCGGCATATTAATCCCTGATGAAAATAATCAACCTCAGTTTAGAGAAATTACAATTGGCACCCAAATAAACAACGAAACTCAAGTTTTAGAAGGAGTAAAAGAGGGTGATTTAATATTTATTAATCCGCCCAAAGAGTACAAAATCAACAAAGAGAAAGAGGAGAAAAAATCATGA
- the rpoD gene encoding RNA polymerase sigma factor RpoD, with translation MNQANNVLDNIYRPDLEMINPPDIEEELLLVEDEEDLILTDDGEIDDFLEPQTDEDDAKSGKAAKSRRRTQSKKKHYTEDSIRLYLQEIGRIRLLRADEEIELARKIADLLQLERVYEDLYDQLEREPEMKEWAAAVELPLPTFRYRLHVGRRAKDKMVQSNLRLVVSIAKKYMNRGLSFQDLIQEGSLGLIRAAEKFDHEKGYKFSTYATWWIRQAITRAIADQSRTIRLPVHLYETISRIKKTTKLLSQEMGRKPTEEEIATRMEMTIEKLRFIAKSAQLPISLETPIGKEEDSRLGDFIESDGETPEDQVSKNLLREDLEKVLDSLSPRERDVLRLRYGLDDGRMKTLEEIGQIFNVTRERIRQIEAKALRKLRHPNRNSVLKEYIR, from the coding sequence ATGAACCAGGCTAACAACGTACTCGATAATATTTATCGGCCTGACCTAGAAATGATAAATCCGCCTGATATCGAAGAAGAACTCTTATTAGTCGAGGATGAAGAGGATTTAATACTTACCGATGACGGCGAAATTGATGATTTTTTAGAGCCTCAGACTGATGAGGACGACGCAAAGTCTGGAAAAGCCGCTAAATCGCGTCGTCGGACACAAAGTAAGAAAAAGCACTATACAGAAGATTCGATTCGTCTTTATCTACAAGAAATCGGTCGGATTCGCTTGTTACGCGCCGATGAAGAAATTGAACTAGCTAGGAAAATCGCTGATTTACTCCAGCTAGAGCGAGTTTATGAAGACTTGTATGATCAACTAGAACGTGAACCGGAAATGAAGGAATGGGCAGCAGCGGTAGAACTGCCATTACCCACTTTCCGTTATCGTCTACACGTTGGCCGCAGGGCTAAGGATAAAATGGTGCAATCCAACCTGCGGCTTGTGGTTTCGATTGCCAAAAAATATATGAATCGTGGTTTATCCTTCCAAGACCTCATTCAAGAAGGTAGCCTTGGATTGATTCGCGCAGCAGAAAAATTTGACCACGAAAAAGGTTATAAGTTTTCTACCTACGCTACATGGTGGATTCGTCAAGCTATTACAAGAGCGATCGCTGATCAATCTCGTACTATCCGTCTACCAGTTCACCTCTACGAAACAATATCACGAATTAAGAAAACTACCAAACTTCTCTCCCAAGAAATGGGTCGCAAACCCACAGAAGAAGAAATTGCGACTCGGATGGAAATGACCATTGAGAAGCTACGTTTTATTGCTAAATCAGCCCAGCTACCAATTTCTTTAGAAACACCTATTGGTAAAGAAGAAGATTCCCGGTTAGGAGATTTTATTGAATCCGACGGAGAAACACCAGAAGACCAAGTTTCTAAAAATTTACTGAGAGAAGACCTAGAAAAAGTGCTTGATAGCCTCAGTCCGCGTGAAAGAGATGTGTTAAGACTGCGCTACGGTTTGGATGATGGACGCATGAAAACCTTGGAAGAAATTGGTCAGATTTTCAACGTCACCCGTGAGAGAATTCGCCAAATAGAAGCCAAAGCACTCCGTAAATTACGTCATCCCAATCGTAATAGTGTTCTCAAGGAATATATTCGGTAG
- a CDS encoding TetR/AcrR family transcriptional regulator, whose product MARIAKITNQQILDAAREIFLEQGFGASTLEIAQNAGISEASIFKRFSTKEELFFASMGIPEKSPWGQELDALVGKGNLKQNLVKLCLQILEFNRQVMPRLMMLRSRGNAIPEMLNRVDSRPSRDLKTFTNFLEKEIEQGRLRTSNPKTIAMILLGSLMNYVFLEQMHPTGDAPIDEQMFVHNLVDIVWEGIAPIE is encoded by the coding sequence ATGGCACGAATAGCAAAAATTACCAATCAGCAAATTTTAGATGCAGCCCGTGAAATCTTCCTTGAACAAGGTTTTGGAGCTTCCACCTTAGAAATAGCTCAAAACGCAGGAATTTCAGAAGCGTCAATTTTCAAACGTTTCTCCACCAAAGAAGAACTTTTTTTTGCATCAATGGGAATTCCCGAAAAATCACCTTGGGGACAAGAACTTGATGCTTTAGTAGGGAAAGGAAACCTGAAACAAAATCTTGTCAAATTGTGTCTTCAAATTTTAGAGTTTAATCGTCAAGTCATGCCACGATTAATGATGTTACGTTCCCGTGGTAATGCTATCCCAGAAATGCTCAATAGAGTAGATTCTAGACCTAGTAGAGATTTGAAAACATTTACTAATTTTTTAGAGAAAGAAATAGAACAAGGAAGACTACGCACCAGTAATCCAAAAACTATTGCCATGATATTGCTGGGATCACTGATGAATTATGTTTTTTTAGAGCAGATGCACCCGACAGGAGATGCACCGATAGATGAACAAATGTTTGTCCATAATTTAGTTGATATTGTTTGGGAAGGAATAGCACCTATTGAATAG
- the gyrA gene encoding DNA gyrase subunit A — translation MAQQLNLLSKGQVITTPLHTEMQRSYLEYAMSVIVGRALPDVRDGLKPVHRRILYAMHELGLTPDRPYRKCARVVGDVLGKYHPHGDQAVYDALVRLVQEFSSRYPLLGGHGNFGSVDNDPPAAMRYTETRLSPVSHEGMLAEIGEETVEFIGNFDNSQQEPTVLPAQLPFLLLNGCAGIAVGMATNIPPHNLGEIVDGLIALIDNPDLTDKKLFELIPGPDFPTGGEIIGHGGIQDAYTSGKGGILLRGVATVEEIPPARGTKRKTAIIVTELPYQVNKAGWIEKVADLVNQGRLQGISDLRDESDRDGMRVVIELKRDAQPQDVLQHLYHQTALQTTFGAILLALVDGQPRQLSLRQILLEFLNFREYTLNRRYSYELGKAENRLNIVTGLLAALSQVDQVIRILRQAADGSTAKMTLCKELELNEIQADAILAMPLRRLTSLEQQNLQQEFNELNGQIISLRRLLEDRRELLKSLKKDLRSLKRKYGDTRRTKISAMSETVIKAEKGKIQTDGNQKSKTPVSEPEAAILEFSHRGYVRRLSPNGKKPKAENSLHENDFILKSELTNTEEDLFILNTGGKVYPLKVGEIPLTTGRSPRGTPLITMLTSTAQANVEGIVNRFVLPEFYETTQMVLLTKQGRIKRLAMEELNNLSRRGITILKLKDDDELSFCEFTTTGQHLILASSGGRLLRFVVNDDQLPMMGRAAMGLQAFRLVKNQQMVGCVTVDKDDQLLLVTQEGYAKRVPASNLRAANRGDLGIQMLKFYNKTDHLAAMVRVNPGSEVALITNRERVIKVSVDTVPVLERDSKGENILQVNRDEQIISVIEVQE, via the coding sequence ATGGCACAACAGTTAAACCTTCTCTCAAAGGGACAGGTCATCACAACACCCCTGCACACCGAGATGCAACGGTCTTACCTAGAATATGCCATGAGTGTGATAGTCGGGCGGGCATTACCGGATGTCCGTGATGGCTTAAAACCAGTGCATAGGCGAATTTTATATGCTATGCACGAACTGGGATTAACACCAGATAGACCATACCGGAAATGCGCTCGCGTAGTTGGTGATGTCTTAGGTAAATACCATCCTCACGGTGATCAAGCTGTTTATGATGCCCTAGTTAGGTTAGTGCAGGAATTTTCCAGCCGTTACCCCTTACTAGGTGGACATGGTAACTTTGGCAGCGTGGATAACGATCCACCAGCCGCCATGCGTTATACAGAAACACGCCTGTCCCCAGTCAGTCACGAGGGAATGCTGGCAGAAATTGGCGAAGAAACGGTGGAATTTATCGGTAACTTCGATAATTCCCAGCAAGAACCAACAGTATTACCTGCTCAGTTACCCTTTCTCCTACTTAATGGCTGCGCTGGTATTGCAGTGGGGATGGCTACTAATATTCCACCCCACAACTTAGGGGAAATAGTGGATGGTTTAATTGCCTTAATTGACAACCCAGATTTAACAGATAAAAAATTATTTGAGTTAATACCCGGGCCTGATTTTCCTACAGGGGGTGAAATTATTGGTCATGGAGGAATTCAGGATGCATACACCAGTGGTAAGGGAGGGATCTTATTACGAGGTGTAGCGACAGTAGAAGAAATACCACCAGCAAGGGGTACGAAACGAAAAACAGCAATTATTGTCACAGAATTACCTTATCAAGTTAATAAGGCTGGCTGGATTGAAAAAGTCGCAGATTTAGTGAATCAAGGGCGTTTACAAGGTATTTCTGACTTACGGGATGAGAGTGACCGGGACGGAATGCGAGTAGTTATTGAACTTAAACGTGATGCCCAACCCCAGGATGTTCTTCAGCACCTGTATCATCAAACAGCTTTACAAACTACCTTTGGCGCAATTCTTTTAGCATTGGTGGATGGACAACCCCGCCAGTTAAGCTTGCGACAAATATTACTGGAATTTCTCAATTTCCGAGAATATACTCTCAACCGACGTTACAGTTACGAATTAGGGAAAGCTGAAAACAGATTAAATATCGTCACTGGTTTATTAGCCGCTTTATCTCAGGTGGATCAAGTCATCAGGATTTTACGGCAAGCTGCGGATGGTAGTACAGCCAAAATGACTCTTTGTAAGGAATTAGAATTGAATGAAATTCAGGCAGACGCTATTTTGGCTATGCCATTACGCCGTCTAACCAGTTTAGAACAGCAGAATCTACAGCAAGAATTTAACGAACTCAACGGGCAAATTATCTCATTGCGGAGATTACTGGAAGACAGAAGGGAATTACTCAAGTCTTTGAAAAAAGATTTGCGAAGTCTCAAGCGTAAATATGGTGATACCAGGCGCACAAAAATTTCCGCCATGAGTGAGACTGTCATCAAAGCAGAAAAGGGCAAAATACAAACAGACGGAAATCAAAAATCTAAAACTCCTGTATCTGAACCAGAAGCAGCCATTTTAGAATTTAGCCACCGTGGTTATGTGCGTCGTCTGTCCCCCAATGGGAAAAAACCAAAAGCTGAGAACAGTTTGCACGAAAATGACTTTATCCTCAAATCTGAGTTAACTAACACTGAAGAAGATTTATTCATTCTCAACACAGGGGGTAAAGTTTACCCGTTGAAAGTGGGAGAAATTCCCCTGACAACAGGACGTTCTCCCAGGGGAACACCATTAATTACCATGCTGACCAGTACGGCTCAAGCTAATGTAGAAGGTATTGTGAACCGTTTTGTTCTGCCAGAATTTTATGAAACTACCCAAATGGTGCTTTTGACCAAGCAGGGGCGGATCAAACGGTTGGCTATGGAGGAATTAAATAATCTTAGTCGGCGCGGAATCACCATTTTAAAACTCAAAGATGATGATGAGTTGTCTTTTTGCGAGTTTACTACTACAGGTCAGCATTTGATTTTAGCTAGTTCTGGTGGTCGTTTGTTGCGGTTTGTGGTTAATGATGACCAGTTACCGATGATGGGACGTGCTGCTATGGGTTTACAAGCATTCCGTCTGGTAAAAAATCAACAAATGGTTGGCTGTGTAACTGTTGATAAAGATGATCAATTGTTGTTAGTTACTCAAGAAGGATATGCCAAGCGTGTACCTGCGAGTAATTTAAGGGCAGCAAATCGTGGAGATTTGGGGATTCAAATGTTGAAGTTTTATAACAAAACCGATCATCTAGCGGCCATGGTGCGTGTCAACCCAGGCTCAGAAGTTGCGCTAATTACCAATAGGGAGCGAGTAATCAAAGTTTCTGTAGATACAGTTCCAGTTTTAGAAAGAGATTCCAAAGGTGAGAATATCTTACAAGTAAACCGTGATGAGCAAATTATCAGTGTTATTGAGGTGCAAGAATAA
- a CDS encoding tetratricopeptide repeat protein, translated as MPKHLHVISFLVACSLWNMPQAVHAQALIPHTVQIDRDKLETQGLSLAQEAAQLARFREIDMALPRARLATQLAPKNDKVWLLLGGLHLQAKEFDQAIAALQTAQTLNPKNADILFALGSASFQQKKYQAAAEYYQNGLKLTPKDAEGLFDLGNAYYMLGRLPEAIAKFDQAVSQDQKFWPAINNIGLIKYEQGDIQGAVKQWQAAIAVDKQAAEPLLALAVAMYTKGDQQQGLRMGEAALRIDQRYADINFLKENLWGERLLLDTRRFLELPQMQSVLEPQEEGVVIPNSLPAQ; from the coding sequence GTGCCAAAACACCTTCATGTGATTTCATTTTTAGTAGCCTGTAGTTTGTGGAATATGCCTCAAGCAGTTCATGCCCAGGCGCTAATACCTCATACAGTACAGATTGATAGAGATAAGTTAGAGACACAAGGTTTGAGTTTAGCTCAAGAAGCGGCTCAATTAGCGCGGTTTCGGGAGATTGACATGGCTTTGCCAAGAGCTAGGCTGGCTACTCAATTAGCTCCGAAAAATGATAAGGTATGGTTATTGTTGGGTGGACTACATCTGCAAGCTAAAGAGTTTGATCAGGCGATCGCCGCTTTACAGACAGCACAAACTCTCAATCCCAAAAATGCGGATATCCTCTTTGCATTGGGTTCAGCCAGTTTTCAGCAAAAGAAATATCAAGCAGCAGCTGAATATTACCAAAATGGATTAAAACTGACACCCAAAGATGCAGAAGGGCTGTTTGACCTGGGTAATGCTTATTATATGCTAGGCCGTTTACCAGAGGCGATCGCCAAATTTGATCAAGCAGTTTCCCAAGATCAGAAATTTTGGCCAGCAATTAACAACATTGGTTTAATTAAATATGAACAGGGGGATATTCAAGGTGCAGTTAAGCAATGGCAAGCAGCCATAGCAGTTGATAAACAGGCAGCAGAACCTTTATTAGCCCTAGCAGTAGCAATGTACACAAAAGGCGATCAACAACAAGGTTTAAGAATGGGAGAGGCAGCACTGCGAATAGATCAACGCTATGCTGACATCAACTTTCTCAAAGAAAACCTCTGGGGGGAACGTCTATTGCTAGACACAAGAAGGTTCTTAGAATTACCACAAATGCAATCAGTGTTAGAACCCCAGGAAGAAGGTGTAGTTATACCTAACTCACTGCCAGCACAGTAA
- a CDS encoding ABC transporter ATP-binding protein produces MSNTLTITDSISPNSDPKLEIIRLENISKVYGMGETEVKALNDINLAINEGEYCAIMGPSGSGKSTAMNIIGCLDRPSSGNYYLDNLNVAKMNDEDLAHIRNKKLGFVFQQFHLLSQLTALENVMLPMVYAGVKPSERKERATEALIKVGLEKRLNNKPTQLSGGQQQRVAIARAIVNRPVVLLADEPTGALDSRTTQEVLDIFGELNSTGITVVMVTHETEVASQTKRIVWFRDGQVVHSHLTPEELHQLVVV; encoded by the coding sequence ATGTCTAATACTCTCACTATTACCGATTCAATATCTCCTAATTCTGACCCCAAACTAGAAATTATTCGGTTAGAAAATATCTCTAAAGTTTATGGAATGGGAGAAACGGAAGTCAAAGCACTTAATGATATTAACCTAGCTATTAATGAAGGTGAATATTGTGCAATTATGGGGCCTTCTGGTTCGGGAAAATCAACTGCTATGAATATTATTGGTTGTTTAGATCGTCCAAGTTCAGGTAATTATTATTTAGATAATCTTAATGTGGCCAAAATGAATGATGAAGATTTGGCGCATATTCGTAATAAAAAGTTGGGGTTTGTATTTCAACAATTCCATTTATTAAGCCAATTAACAGCTTTAGAAAATGTGATGTTACCGATGGTTTATGCAGGTGTTAAACCAAGTGAAAGAAAAGAACGTGCTACGGAAGCATTAATAAAAGTTGGTTTAGAAAAACGTTTAAATAATAAACCTACCCAACTATCAGGAGGACAACAACAAAGGGTAGCGATCGCCCGTGCAATTGTCAACCGTCCTGTGGTATTATTAGCAGATGAACCTACCGGTGCTTTAGACTCTCGCACTACTCAAGAAGTTTTAGATATTTTTGGTGAATTAAATAGTACAGGAATTACTGTTGTTATGGTGACTCATGAAACAGAAGTAGCAAGTCAAACTAAACGCATTGTTTGGTTTCGTGATGGTCAAGTGGTACACTCTCACCTCACACCAGAGGAATTACATCAATTAGTAGTTGTGTAA